The Streptomyces cathayae DNA segment GCGGTGTCGGCTCATGACGGCTCCCGGCGAAGAAGGGTCCGTATCCAGCGACTTCGTCCGCTCCTACGTCATCACCGGTGGCCGGAGCCTGCCGTCTTCGGACGATCTTGCATTGCACACCCTCGTCACGCTGGCTCCCGAGCGGACCCTCCCGCTCGGGGCCGGGCCCGAAGTGACGGCGATCTGGGACCTGTGCGCGGGGGGCTACCTGTCGGTGGCCGAGGTGGCCGGCCATCTCGGACTGCCGGTGGGAGTGGCCCGCCTGCTGCTGACCGACCTGTTCGAGCAGGGGCACCTGCTGCACCGCGCCGAACCGCCGC contains these protein-coding regions:
- a CDS encoding DUF742 domain-containing protein, coding for MTAPGEEGSVSSDFVRSYVITGGRSLPSSDDLALHTLVTLAPERTLPLGAGPEVTAIWDLCAGGYLSVAEVAGHLGLPVGVARLLLTDLFEQGHLLHRAEPPRAQNVDRATLEKVLHGLQSLIS